The Amycolatopsis nigrescens CSC17Ta-90 genomic interval GGGTTACCGGGGAGCAACGGGCGCACCTGGGCCGCGCTCGCGGCGTTGTCCAGCACCACCAGCGTCCTGCGGTTGGCCAGCTCCGCCCGCCAGAATCCGGCCCGTTCCTCCAGCCCGTCCGGAATCCGTTCACCCGGCACGCCGAGCTGGCGCAGCAAGGTGTCCAGCGCGGCGGCCGGTTCGGTTGGTTCGTGCCCGGCGGTGTGCGCGTGCAGGTCGATGAACAGCTGCGCGTCGGGGTACCGATCGGTGAGCTGATGGCCCGCGTGGATGGCCAATGTCGTCTTGCCGACCCCGGCCATGCCGTCGATGGCGTTGATCAGCACGGCCAGGTTGGCGCCCTCCACCATCGGCAGCGTGGCGATGAGCTGGTCGAGCTCGAGATCGCGCCCGGTGAAGTCGTCTATATCGCGAGGCAGGTAGTTGCAGCCGGCCGGCCGGGCGGTTTCCTGCGGGCGCTCGGCGACCTTCCCGGTGAGGACCTGCTGGTGCAGGCGTTGGAGCTCGTCCCCCGGCTCGATCCCCAGTTCGTTGACCAGCGCCCGCCGTACTGTCTGAAACGCCTGTACCGCCGCGGCCGAGCGGCCACAGCGGTACAGGGTGAGCATGAGCTGGCCGGCCAGCCGCTCGTCCAGCGGGTGCGCCACGGCTCTCGCGGACACCTCCACCAGCAGCTTGGTGTGCAGGCCGAGGCGAAGCGCGACATCGTTGCGGTCGAGCTCGGCGGCCAGCCGTTCCTGGTCGAGCGTCTCCCGCATCGCGGCGAACCACGGGGTTTCCAGGGTGGCGAAGGCATCTCCGTGCCACAGTCCCAGCACCTGGTCGAAGACCGCCAGAGCACGAGCGTCGCCCTCGATCTTGCGGGCTTGCCCGACCAGTTCCCGGAAGCGATGCAGGTCCACCGCCGCCGGGTCGACCGCCAGCAGGTACCCGCCAGGCCGGCGGGCGATCCGGACATCGCCGACGGCCAGTATCCGGCGAAGCCGGGACAAGTAGCTGTACAGCGTCTCGCGGGGCCGATGGGGCGGGGAGCCGCCCCACACCCGGTCGACCAGCTGGTCGACCGAAACCGGCTGGTTGGCGTCGGCGAGCAAGGCCGCGAGGACATACCGTTGCCGCAGGGAGCCAACATCGATCAGCCGGCCGTCGTGGTGTACCTCAAGATCACCAAGTACCTGGAACTCCACCGTCACCTCGACGCCCTGGAAGTGAGCACTCCCTCGTACTGGCATAGCAGCTACGAGAAAGTGATTCAAGGTCTATCCACAGCAAGTCTAGACAGCTTTACGACAGGAGTGGCCGTGTCCGGCTCACCAATCGCAAGGTTACGCAGAGTACCTGAGGTCAGGCGGTGAAGCCGACCTTCGTCCAGTCCGGCGTGGCGAACCCGAACGCGCCGAAATTGGCCACGTTCGACCGCACGCCGATCGCGTCGGGACGCTGGTAGAGCGGTATCGAATGGAATTCCCGCCAGATCGCATCGTCGATCCGGTTCCCGAGCTCCATCCGCTTCTGATCGTCCAATTCCGCTTGCGCCACCCGGAAAAGGTCACCGATACCCTGGGTGTCCGGCACTCGCCCGTAGTTCCGCCGCACCAGGTTCGGATCGTAGGTGTAGATGTCGCTGATCTGACCGAGCGGGAAGGGCGTGCCGAGCCAGGACATGTTCAGCAAGTCGAAGTTGCCGACCGTGAGGTACCGGTTCTGCCAGGAGTCCAGGTCGACCGTCTCGACGGTGATCTTGATGCCGATCTCCCCGAGCTGGCGCTGCACGAGCTGGGCCTCGTCGGAGCTCACCTTGACCCCGGCCGGCACGACGAACCGCAGCTCCAGCGGCTTGCCGTCCTTGGTCCGGACACCGGTGCCCCCGTCGACCCAGCCGGCCTCGTCCAGGAGCTGGGCGGCCTTGCCCTTGTCGTAGCCGTATTCCGTGCCGTTCTGCCGGTAACCCTGCTGCCCGCCGACGTAGATGTGGTTCTGCAGCGGGGTCGCGTCCGGCACGATGGGACCGAGGATCGCCCTGACCAGGGTGGTCCGGTCGATTCCCTGGAAGACCGCCTGCCGGACCTTGAGATCCCGCAGCGGGCTGCCTTCGCGGGCCCCGACGTGCAGCACCCGCCAGTTGGGGGACAACGCCTTGCGCACAACCGCGCCCGGGGTCTGGCTGATCGCCTGGAAGGACGGGACGCTGGAACCGATGTCGATGGCGTCGAGCGCGCCGCTGGCGAAGGCCTGCGGACCCGCGTCCTGGGTCGCGACCTGGAACACGATGACGTCCAGCTTCGGCTTGTCGCCCCACCAGGTCGGGTCGGCCTCCACGGTGACCGTCTTCGCCGCGTCGTCGATGTTCTTCATCCGGAACGGTCCCCCGGTCACCGGGACCTTGCCGATCCAGCCCTTGTTGAACTTCTCCGGGGTGTCCATCTCGGCGGCCGGATACAGGAACTGGATCATGCCCTTCCACTCGGCGTACGGCCTGGCGAAAGTGATCTTCACATCCTGGTCGTCCGCGCCGCGTTCCACCTTCGCGACATTCTCGAACCCGGCGGTTACCGCGGGTTGGAAGCCGGGGGTCTTGCCGCTGTTGGCGTTGACGGCGGCCTCGAAATCCCGCCAGGTGATGGGCGTGCCATTGGACCATTTGGCCCTGCGATTGATTTTGATTTCCACCACTTGGGGGTCGCCGGAAATGACCTCGGCGGATTCGACGTAGTTCTTGTTCACCTCCACCGAACCATCCGCTTTCCCGACGAAGGGCTGGGGCATGATCGGCCGGAGCAGCCGCTGGACGTCTCCGAAGGCACCTTGGGCGTGCTGGTAGTTGTACTGCTGGATGACGCCGGTGAGCGGGAAGGTGAACGTACCGCCCTGCTTGACCTTCTCCGGCGGCTGCTCGTTGATGTCGATCGTGCCCTGCTGACGCACCTGGATGTTGTTTCCCTGGCCGTTACCGGTGCCACCACCGCAGGCGGACAACGCGAGCGCGGCGACCACGGCACACACCAGCGGAGCCAGTCCTCGGTGCCGGGTTCTCGTCACAGCTTCCTCCTTCGTCCGCAAGCCCTTACGCGTGGTGACACGAGTGCCTGTGGTCACCGCCCTGTTGCCGCGAACGTGGTTCCCGTTCGATGCACAGTGCCCGTTTCCTATCGTCCAGGGCGGTGAAGACGAAACACCGCGAACGGAAACGACAACCGGATGGCGGATCGGCCGGGTCCGGCAGCTCACCAGGGAGCACGATGCGTTCGCGGTGCCGCTCGACCGGAGGATCGGGAATGGGCACCGCGGAGAGCAGCGCCCTGGTGTACGGGTGCGCGGGCGCGCTGAACACGCGCGCGACCTCGCCGATCTCCACGATCTGCCCGAGGTACATCACGGCGACCCGGTCGGCGAGCTGCCTGATCACCGACAGGTCGTGCGTCACCAGCAGGTAGCACAGCCCCAGCCGGTCCCTGAGCTCGGCCAGCAGGTTGATCACCCCGGCCCGGATGGAGACGTCCAGCGCGGAGACCGGTTCATCGAGCACGATCAGCTTCGGCCGCAACGCCAGCGCCCGCGCGATGCCGATCCGCTGCCGTTGCCCGCCGGAGAACTCCGCCGGATACGCGCTCGCGTGCTCCGGTCGCAGGCCGACCAGTTCGAGCAGCTCCGGCACCCGCTCGGCGATGGCCTGCCGGTCCGCACCGTGCACCCGCATCGGCTCGGCGACGAGTTCGGCGACCGGCAGCCGCGGGTCCAGCGACGCCATCGGATCCTGGAACACCACCTGGAGGTCGCGGCGCACCGCCCGCCGGCCGGCGACGCTCAGCTCCGCCACGTCCTCGCCGAACACGCTGACGCCGCCGCCCGCCGGCGCGGAAAGCGACAGGATCTCCAGCAAGGTCGTGGTCTTGCCGCAGCCCGACTCCCCGACCAGGCCCAGCGTTTCGCCCTCGGCCACGTCGAACGAGATACCGTCCACCGCGCGCACGGTGCCCACCTTGCGCCGGAACACGCCCCTGGTCACCGGGAAGGTTTTCACCAGGTCCCTGACCTCGAGCACGGTGTCGCGCCGCTCGCGGGGAGCCAGCACGGCCGCCTGCGCTGTGGTCTCGGTGGTCTCGGTGCCGTAGATCGCGGCGGCATCGCCGTTCGAACCCGCTGTCTCGTCGGTACGAATGCAGGCCGCCCGATGTCCGGCACCGACCTCGACCATGCCGGGCTCGGCGTCGCGGCACGCCTTGACGGCTATCGGGCAACGCGGGGAGAACGGGCACCCCGGTGGCAGCTCCGCCATCGACGGCGGCTGTCCCTCGATGGGCACCAACGGCCCGTGCCCTGGCGCGTCCAGCCGGGGCACCGAGCCGAGCAGGCCGAGCGTGTAGGGCATCCGGGGGCGGGCGTAGACCTCGTCGACCGGGCCGGCTTCCACCGCCCGGCCGGCGTACATCACCAGCAGGCGGTCGGCGAATCCCGCCACCACGCCGAGATCGTGCGTGATCAGGACGATGCCGGCACCGGTGACCTGCTGCGCGGTCTTCAGCACGTCGAGGATCTGGGCCTGCACGGTCACGTCCAACGCGGTGGTCGGCTCGTCGGCGATGATCAGGTCGGGATCGTTCGCGATCGCGATCGCGATCACCACCCGCTGGCGCATCCCACCGGAGAACTCGTGCGGGAAGGCCCGTGCCCGGCGGCGCGCGTCCGGGATGCCGACCAGTTCGAGCAGCTCGACCGCGCGCTCGGCGGCCGCCCGCTTGCCGATCTTTCCGTGCACCAGCAACGCTTCGGCCACCTGGTCGCCCACCGTGAAGACCGGGGTCAGCGCGGACAGCGGATCCTGGAAGATCATCGAGATGCGCTTGCCGCGGATCGCGGACAGCTCGGTGTCGGACAGCCCGAGCAGTTCCCTGCCCCGGAACCGCACGGAACCCGACACGTGCGCGTGGTCCGGCTGGAGTCCCAGCACCGCGAGCGAGGACACCGACTTTCCGGCGCCGGACTCACCGACGATGCCGAGCACCTCGCCCGGCCGCACCTGGTAGTTCAGTCCGCGTACGACGTGCACCTGGCCGGACTCGCCGGGGAAGGAGACTTCGAGACCGGAGACTTCGAGCAGCGGAGCGGCTTCACTCGACTCGGACGCGGTACCGACGCTCGCGGGCGTCGGCGGGGCGGCTGCCGCGGTTTTCTGCCAGCCCTTCTCCTTCCGCCTCGCGTTCGGATCCAGCGCGTCACGCAGGCCGTCCCCGACGAAGGTGAGCGCGAGCACGCTGACGATCAGCGTCAGGCCGGCGGGCAGGAACAACCACGGCGAGGTGAGCGCGAACGGGTAGCCGTCCCGGATCAGGGTGCCCAGCGAAACGTCCGGCGGCTGCACGCCGAAGCCGAAGAAGCTCAAGCCCGCCTCGGTCAGCACCGCCCAGCTGACGTTGATGGTCGCGTGCACGATCAGCACCGACGAGATGTTCGGCAGGACGTGCCGGACGATGATCTTCCCCGGCCGTTCGCCCATGAACTGGGCCGCCCGCACGAAGTCCTGTTCGGCCACCGTCAGCGTCATCCCGCGGACCATCCGCGCGGCGATCATCCAGCTGAACCCGGCGAGCGCGAGCACCACGACGAACCAGTTCCCGCCGGGAAAGACCCGGCTCATGATCGCGAGGATCAGGAACACCGGCAGCACCAGCATCAGGTCCACGAACCACATCAGCACCCGGCCGGTCCGTCCGCGGAAGTAACCGGCGGAGGCGCCGACGACCGCGGCGAGCACGGTGGACAGCAGCGCGACCAGCAGCCCGATGGACAGCGAGCGCTGCAACCCGGCCATGGTCTGCACGAAGATGTCGCCGCCGATCTGCGTGGTGCCGAACCAGTGCCGGGGGCTCGGCGGCTCCAGAAACGCGGAGTAGTCCTGGCTGTCATAGGTCCACGGGGTGAGCTTCGCGCCGAGAAACGCACCGAAGAACAGCACGGCGAGCACGACCAGGCCGAGGACGGCCGGCCAGCTTCCCAGTAACCGGCGCAGGACCACGCCCCGCCTGGTGACGACCCGGCCCGGCTCGCTCGGCCCGGAAGGTGTGGCGGTCATCGCGTCACCGGATCCTGATCCGCGGGTCGAGCACGACGTGGAACAGGTCGGAAAGCCAGCCCGAGACCAGCACGCACACCCCGACGAACAGGGTGACCGTGGCGGTGATGTTGATGTCCTGGCCGCTGATGCCGACCACCAGCCAGTCCCCCATGCCGTACCAGTTGAACAGTCGCTCGGTGAACACGCCGCCGGTGATCAGCAGGCCGAAGCCGAAGGCGAACGGGGTGGCCATCGGGATCAGCGCGGTGCGCAGGCCGTGTTTGAGCACGGCCTGGCGCCGGGTCAGGCCCTTCGCGCGAGCGGTGCGCAGGTAGTCGCTGCCGAGCACGTCGAGCATGGCGCCGCGCTGGTAGCGGCTGTACAAGGCGACCAGCCCGAGCGCGATGGTCAGCGTGGGCAGCACCAGGTGCCGCAGCCGGTCGAGCAGTTCCGCGCCGAAGCTCCCGCTGAAGTTCGGGGTCACCTCGCCGGTGAACTCGAGCAAGTTCCAGCCCAGCGACTGGTTGATCGCGAGCGTGCCCTGTTTCAGCAGCATGCCGAGCACGAACACCGGCGTGGCCAGCAGCGCGGAGGAAAGGATCGTGATGGCGTGGTCGGCGAACCGGTACTGGCGGACGGCGCCCAGCACGCCGAGCAGCACGCCGAGCACGATGCCGACGACGGCTCCGATCAGGAACAGCCGGACGCTGACCCCCGCGCGGGTCCACAGCTCCTGGCTGACCGGCGCGCCGGCCACCGTGGTGCCGAAGTCGCCGCTGAGCACCCCCGACAGCCAGCTCACGAACCGTTGCGGGATCGGCTGGTCCAGGCCCAACTCGTGGGCTTTGGCCGCGAGTACCGCCTCGGACGGCGGCGGATTCTGCTGCCGCAGCTCATCGAGCGGGTGGAAGGTCGCGCCGGCGAGCGCGAACGCCAGGAACGTCGCGATCAGGGACAACGCGACATAGCTGGCGAAGCGCCGAAGCAGGAAACCGGCCACGTCCCTCCCGTCGTGTTCACGGACCTCACCCTAACCAGCGCCGCTTTCTGGTAACGTCGTGTTTCTAGAAACGTACTGTTACTGAATGGATGGCCGGGTGTCCAGGTTGACGCGGGCGCAGCAGCAGCAGCGGACGCACGAACGGCTGCTGGCAGCCGGGCGGTCGGTGTTCGTCCGGCGCGGTTTCCTCGCCGCGACGGTGGAGGAGATCGTGGCCGAGGCCGGCTACACGCGAGGGGCGCTGTACAAGCACTTCGGTGGCAAGGAGGGGCTGTGGCTGGCGATCACCGAAGCACAGGCCGAGCAGCACCTCCTGCACCTCGGGGAACGCCTCGGCAACGCGTCCGATCGCGACGAGCTGATCGCCGCGCTGATTCCCGGCGGGCCAGCGTTCGGCGAAGGCGAGCCCCGCTGGAGCGTGGCCACCTACGAGTTCGCGGCCTGGATCGCCAGCCAGCCGGAGCTCGCCGGCACCGTGGTCGCCGGCCAGCGGCTCCGCGAGGAACGGATCGTGGAGCTGCTGGAGCGGAACTGCGCGCGCCTCGGCATCCGGCCCGTCCTGCCGCTGCCGCAGGTTGTCGTGCTGATCGGCGCGCTCGGCGGCAGCCTCGCCCTGCGCCGCGCGGTCGACCCGGCCACCGACGTGCGGGCCGTCGAGGCCGGTGTCATCGCCGCCGTGTTCCCGATGCCTTCAGGAAAGGGAAAATCGTGACCGTCCAGTTCGCCCGCAACGGCGACATCGAGATCGCCTACGAAACGTTCGGCGCCGCGCCGGGGCGCCCGCTGCTGCTGATCCACGGTGCCGGGGCACCGATGCTGGGCTGGCCGGAGGAGTTCTGCGCGGCGCTGGTCGAGCGGGGCTTCCACGTCGCCCGCTGCGACAACCGGGACGCCGGCCGCTCCTCCCGCGCGAGGAGGCCCTACACCGTCGCGGACATGGCCACCGACGGGCTGTCCGTATTGGACACACTGGGCTGGCCGGCCGCACACCTCGTCGGCGTGTCCCTCGGCGGCATGATCGGCCAGGTGATGGCCGCCCGGCACCAGGACCGGGTGCTGAGCCTGACCTCGATGTGCTCGGCGCCGGACGCGTCCATGCGGCGCACCAAGATCGGCGTCATGGCGCGGTACTTCGCGCTGAACTGGCGGAAACCAGCCGGACCGGAGGCCGCGGGCGAGCGGCTGGTCAAGCTGCTCCGGCTGGTCGGCTCGACCGGTCATCCGCAGGACGAGGACTGGCTGCGCCGAATCGGCAGCGAAGGCCATCCGCATCGCACCGATTTCGCCGCCGCCCGGCGCCAGGCCGCCGCGGCTCGCGCGTCCGGCGACCGACGGACGGAGCTGTCCACCATCACGGCCCCCACCCTCGTGCTGAGCGGCGACGCCGACCCGCTGCAACCGCCGCGAGCGGGGAAAGCGACCGCCGACGCCATCCCGGGAGCGCGATTCGTCAGCTATCCCGGCATGGGCCACGATCTGCCACCCGCGCTCTGGCCCGCGATCATCGACGACATCGACGCGATCGCCACGACACCGACCAGCCGCTGACCAGCCTGGAATCGCTCAGTGCGCGGTGAGCCCGCCGTCGACGACGAGTTCGGCCCCGGTGACGAAGGAGGATTCGTCGCAGGCCAGAAAGAGCATGGCGGGCGCGATCTCGGCGGGGTCGCCCGCACGGCGCATCGGGGTGCGCACGATGTCGGGTTGCCGGTCGCCCTGCTCGTCGAGCAGGTCCTGGATCATCGGCGTGGCAACGACTCCGGGGTGCACGGAGTTGACCCGCACGCCCTGGGTGGCGTATTCGACGGCGGCGGTCTTGGTCAGCAGCCGCACGGCTCCCTTGGACGCCTGGTATGCGGCGGCGGCCCCGCTGCCGACGAGACCGAGCACCGAGGACGTGTTGATGATCGAGGCGTTGCCGGAGGCGCGCAGCAG includes:
- a CDS encoding alpha/beta fold hydrolase, coding for MTVQFARNGDIEIAYETFGAAPGRPLLLIHGAGAPMLGWPEEFCAALVERGFHVARCDNRDAGRSSRARRPYTVADMATDGLSVLDTLGWPAAHLVGVSLGGMIGQVMAARHQDRVLSLTSMCSAPDASMRRTKIGVMARYFALNWRKPAGPEAAGERLVKLLRLVGSTGHPQDEDWLRRIGSEGHPHRTDFAAARRQAAAARASGDRRTELSTITAPTLVLSGDADPLQPPRAGKATADAIPGARFVSYPGMGHDLPPALWPAIIDDIDAIATTPTSR
- a CDS encoding TetR/AcrR family transcriptional regulator, with the protein product MSRLTRAQQQQRTHERLLAAGRSVFVRRGFLAATVEEIVAEAGYTRGALYKHFGGKEGLWLAITEAQAEQHLLHLGERLGNASDRDELIAALIPGGPAFGEGEPRWSVATYEFAAWIASQPELAGTVVAGQRLREERIVELLERNCARLGIRPVLPLPQVVVLIGALGGSLALRRAVDPATDVRAVEAGVIAAVFPMPSGKGKS
- a CDS encoding ABC transporter family substrate-binding protein; the protein is MTRTRHRGLAPLVCAVVAALALSACGGGTGNGQGNNIQVRQQGTIDINEQPPEKVKQGGTFTFPLTGVIQQYNYQHAQGAFGDVQRLLRPIMPQPFVGKADGSVEVNKNYVESAEVISGDPQVVEIKINRRAKWSNGTPITWRDFEAAVNANSGKTPGFQPAVTAGFENVAKVERGADDQDVKITFARPYAEWKGMIQFLYPAAEMDTPEKFNKGWIGKVPVTGGPFRMKNIDDAAKTVTVEADPTWWGDKPKLDVIVFQVATQDAGPQAFASGALDAIDIGSSVPSFQAISQTPGAVVRKALSPNWRVLHVGAREGSPLRDLKVRQAVFQGIDRTTLVRAILGPIVPDATPLQNHIYVGGQQGYRQNGTEYGYDKGKAAQLLDEAGWVDGGTGVRTKDGKPLELRFVVPAGVKVSSDEAQLVQRQLGEIGIKITVETVDLDSWQNRYLTVGNFDLLNMSWLGTPFPLGQISDIYTYDPNLVRRNYGRVPDTQGIGDLFRVAQAELDDQKRMELGNRIDDAIWREFHSIPLYQRPDAIGVRSNVANFGAFGFATPDWTKVGFTA
- a CDS encoding dipeptide ABC transporter ATP-binding protein — protein: MTATPSGPSEPGRVVTRRGVVLRRLLGSWPAVLGLVVLAVLFFGAFLGAKLTPWTYDSQDYSAFLEPPSPRHWFGTTQIGGDIFVQTMAGLQRSLSIGLLVALLSTVLAAVVGASAGYFRGRTGRVLMWFVDLMLVLPVFLILAIMSRVFPGGNWFVVVLALAGFSWMIAARMVRGMTLTVAEQDFVRAAQFMGERPGKIIVRHVLPNISSVLIVHATINVSWAVLTEAGLSFFGFGVQPPDVSLGTLIRDGYPFALTSPWLFLPAGLTLIVSVLALTFVGDGLRDALDPNARRKEKGWQKTAAAAPPTPASVGTASESSEAAPLLEVSGLEVSFPGESGQVHVVRGLNYQVRPGEVLGIVGESGAGKSVSSLAVLGLQPDHAHVSGSVRFRGRELLGLSDTELSAIRGKRISMIFQDPLSALTPVFTVGDQVAEALLVHGKIGKRAAAERAVELLELVGIPDARRRARAFPHEFSGGMRQRVVIAIAIANDPDLIIADEPTTALDVTVQAQILDVLKTAQQVTGAGIVLITHDLGVVAGFADRLLVMYAGRAVEAGPVDEVYARPRMPYTLGLLGSVPRLDAPGHGPLVPIEGQPPSMAELPPGCPFSPRCPIAVKACRDAEPGMVEVGAGHRAACIRTDETAGSNGDAAAIYGTETTETTAQAAVLAPRERRDTVLEVRDLVKTFPVTRGVFRRKVGTVRAVDGISFDVAEGETLGLVGESGCGKTTTLLEILSLSAPAGGGVSVFGEDVAELSVAGRRAVRRDLQVVFQDPMASLDPRLPVAELVAEPMRVHGADRQAIAERVPELLELVGLRPEHASAYPAEFSGGQRQRIGIARALALRPKLIVLDEPVSALDVSIRAGVINLLAELRDRLGLCYLLVTHDLSVIRQLADRVAVMYLGQIVEIGEVARVFSAPAHPYTRALLSAVPIPDPPVERHRERIVLPGELPDPADPPSGCRFRSRCFVFTALDDRKRALCIEREPRSRQQGGDHRHSCHHA
- a CDS encoding ABC transporter permease: MAGFLLRRFASYVALSLIATFLAFALAGATFHPLDELRQQNPPPSEAVLAAKAHELGLDQPIPQRFVSWLSGVLSGDFGTTVAGAPVSQELWTRAGVSVRLFLIGAVVGIVLGVLLGVLGAVRQYRFADHAITILSSALLATPVFVLGMLLKQGTLAINQSLGWNLLEFTGEVTPNFSGSFGAELLDRLRHLVLPTLTIALGLVALYSRYQRGAMLDVLGSDYLRTARAKGLTRRQAVLKHGLRTALIPMATPFAFGFGLLITGGVFTERLFNWYGMGDWLVVGISGQDINITATVTLFVGVCVLVSGWLSDLFHVVLDPRIRIR